From the genome of Triticum aestivum cultivar Chinese Spring chromosome 1A, IWGSC CS RefSeq v2.1, whole genome shotgun sequence:
CTTCAAAACTTCTCGGGATCCGGAGTTTTTCGATAAAAGGTCCCATCCTTCAATATCATGATTGGGTCAACCAGGCCAGATCATAAGTGAAATAGTTTGATCGGGTCGACCAGGTCAGGCCCGATCATGAGTGAATAGAAAATCGAAAACGTACATAGCTGTTCCAGCGGAAATACTTTGTTTAATTCTACCACTTCTACTAGGAGTAGCCTTTTTAGTGCTAGCTGAACGTAAAGTAATGGCTTTTGTGCAACGTCGAAAGGGTCCTGATGTAGTGGGATCGTTCGGATTGTTACAACCTCTAGCAGATGGTTTGAAATTGATTCTAAAAGAACCTATTTCACCAAGTAGTGCTAATTTCTCCCTTTTTAGAATGGCTCCAGTGGCTACATTTATGTTAAGTCTGGTCGCTTGGGCCGTTGTACCTTTTGATTATGGTATGGTATTGTCAGATCCGAACATAGGGCTACTTTATTTGTTTGCCATATCTTCGCTAGGTGTTTATGGAATAATTATAGCAGGTTGGTCTAG
Proteins encoded in this window:
- the LOC123188897 gene encoding NADH-ubiquinone oxidoreductase chain 1-like, which gives rise to MAFVQRRKGPDVVGSFGLLQPLADGLKLILKEPISPSSANFSLFRMAPVATFMLSLVAWAVVPFDYGMVLSDPNIGLLYLFAISSLGVYGIIIAGWSSKTGGGRSVAYDIRTNWSKMGLCRRC